A single window of Psychromonas ingrahamii 37 DNA harbors:
- a CDS encoding tyrosine-type recombinase/integrase, giving the protein MLSFSSIHHGCKLFTKDDLSPIVLPCFFSNFLTKNLIVYAINKNNILIENQIEKTTSTSILNRLEQFLHWLEFYSNQSEFVSIETHQNLPSELLNNYVNNILIEENSLGEASVKQSIQALTSYYNYLYHTGIIPYPKVLRIRPALRNTARSNTKKRTSVKYFTPELRNILYHNTESIRDELLLRTGGECGLRSKENQGFLLNDFRIGTKTHKGLLSLFEDMEDNPEKSEFEYYLQGRFSKAKRHSGGSSRKVYIHSDLLRRFKEYYEMERPESDSDSFFLNDSNSTRAKPIAAARATKIFNIVRNKVMLIQEKGLLPAYGQLLEKGHTHHILRHSFATDKFYFFSKQWNIAIDNVTTTSQVYLAVAALLGHSGSSKSAPTTTKNYIRSCHIKESFEASEEINDYRYG; this is encoded by the coding sequence ATGTTGAGTTTTAGTTCTATACATCATGGTTGCAAGTTATTTACTAAAGACGATCTTAGCCCTATCGTATTGCCTTGCTTTTTCTCTAATTTTTTAACTAAAAATTTAATTGTTTATGCGATAAATAAGAATAATATTCTTATTGAAAATCAAATTGAAAAAACCACATCCACATCTATTTTAAATAGACTAGAACAGTTTTTACATTGGCTAGAGTTCTATTCCAATCAGAGTGAATTTGTTTCTATAGAGACCCATCAAAACCTACCTAGCGAATTGCTGAATAACTATGTTAACAACATCCTTATTGAGGAAAATAGCCTAGGCGAAGCATCTGTAAAACAGAGTATTCAAGCATTAACTTCATACTATAATTACCTCTATCACACAGGGATTATTCCTTATCCCAAAGTCTTACGCATTAGGCCTGCGCTTCGAAATACAGCTCGTTCCAACACCAAAAAACGCACTAGTGTTAAATATTTCACGCCAGAATTACGCAATATCCTTTATCACAATACAGAGTCTATTCGTGATGAATTATTATTACGTACAGGAGGGGAATGCGGTTTACGATCTAAAGAAAACCAAGGCTTCTTATTAAATGATTTCCGCATAGGAACTAAAACGCATAAAGGATTACTTTCCCTGTTTGAAGATATGGAAGATAACCCAGAGAAATCCGAATTTGAATATTATTTGCAAGGGCGTTTCTCAAAGGCAAAACGACACAGCGGCGGAAGCTCTCGCAAAGTATATATACACAGCGATTTACTCAGGAGATTTAAAGAATATTACGAAATGGAGCGCCCTGAATCCGATAGTGATAGTTTTTTCTTAAACGACTCCAATTCCACACGCGCCAAACCTATCGCAGCCGCACGAGCCACTAAGATATTTAACATTGTGCGTAACAAAGTAATGTTAATCCAAGAAAAAGGATTGTTACCAGCTTATGGCCAGCTTCTAGAAAAAGGGCATACTCATCATATTTTGAGACATAGCTTTGCTACTGATAAGTTTTATTTTTTCTCAAAGCAGTGGAATATCGCCATTGATAATGTGACTACAACATCTCAAGTATACCTTGCCGTAGCGGCTCTACTGG
- the yrfG gene encoding GMP/IMP nucleotidase: MLDLHYDNHFWMEYVPSQYAKKAHISLAQAEHHMSAEYAKVAGSLDWYCYDYWSATLGLDIHQLQYQTKHKIQLRSDTLWFLEYLKKLNKRVIMLTNAHRSGIALKMQQCEITHYFEAIVSSHDYQIAKENRTFWQKAAEQHGVDFKQSLFIDDNEKILQVAQQVGVAYLRGIKTPDSEKPAQEMQYFQSINLFSELLIQE; this comes from the coding sequence TTGCTCGATTTACATTATGACAACCATTTCTGGATGGAGTATGTACCCAGTCAATATGCTAAGAAAGCGCATATTTCATTAGCACAAGCAGAGCATCATATGTCCGCGGAGTATGCAAAGGTTGCGGGAAGCTTAGATTGGTACTGTTATGATTATTGGAGTGCTACCCTAGGCTTAGATATCCATCAATTACAGTACCAAACAAAGCATAAAATTCAATTGCGCAGTGATACTCTGTGGTTTTTGGAATACCTGAAAAAGTTAAATAAACGGGTTATTATGTTAACCAATGCTCATCGTAGTGGCATAGCATTAAAGATGCAACAGTGTGAAATTACACATTACTTCGAAGCCATTGTTTCCAGTCATGATTATCAGATAGCGAAGGAAAACCGGACTTTTTGGCAAAAGGCTGCAGAGCAACATGGCGTCGATTTTAAGCAGTCTTTATTTATTGATGACAATGAAAAAATACTGCAGGTTGCACAGCAAGTTGGCGTTGCTTACTTACGCGGTATCAAAACGCCAGATAGCGAAAAACCTGCGCAAGAGATGCAATATTTTCAGAGTATTAACCTATTTTCTGAATTATTAATACAGGAATAA
- a CDS encoding penicillin-binding protein 1A — translation MQWIKRLVLFSIFTGLMGIGAIVAIYYHVKSDLPDVATITEIQLQVPMKVYSIDGELLSQFGEKRRIPLTKEDIPEMLTNAFIAIEDSRFYQHFGIDPIGIIRAATVWASTGSATQGASTITQQVARNFFLTRDKTFIRKIKEVFIAVQLEQILTKDEIMMLYLNKIALGQRAYGIGAAAQVYYGKNVSELTLAEMALLAGLPKAPSNLNPIASPKNAEMRRNVVLYRMLSENYITQDQYETAKASPITATYHGAEITLSAHYVAEIARNKLIELYGSERSYNEGFNVYTTINKIDQQAANKATLNNLHDYDKRHGYRGASKVLWQAPAENWSTKAIVSSLNQTPDSGDLQPAVVVEVNKQAIKVITKNSQGALQEIDWDGLKWARPFITNSRQGTEPKKASDIVAVGQQIWVREIAQKLELSQYPAVSAAFVSLNPQDGAITSMVGGFSFEQSKFNRATQAQRQVGSNIKPFIYSAALDSGYTLATLVNDAPINEWAGSTAWRPKNSPEVYAGPIRLRQALGQSKNVVSVRLVQDLGLTKVTNQLEKYGFERENLPQNNTIALGSASISPLNLATGYAIIANGGFKIEPYIIERIEDAYGSVIYQANPKIVCSYCAELYAQQGDNQQFIATQTELDKSANICPISPVSADQIASAVISAENAFLTRELLKTAIWGGGSWQHNSGWNGTGWRAGRALERHDMGGKTGTTNGSKDAWFSGFAGNTVATSWVGFDDFNLDLGRTSYNNNLDKDQATGGEYGARTAQPAWIEFMQETALSNPRVTVDTPSTISTVRIDRKSGLLTYETDHTTLFEYFRADSVPTEYMNRTAVFKTEGNQDIPYNAPTSVDELF, via the coding sequence ATGCAATGGATTAAACGTTTGGTATTATTTTCAATTTTCACAGGCTTAATGGGTATTGGAGCCATAGTCGCAATTTATTATCACGTAAAATCTGATTTACCTGATGTTGCCACTATTACCGAGATTCAGTTACAGGTGCCAATGAAAGTTTACAGTATTGATGGTGAACTACTTTCTCAGTTTGGAGAAAAACGCCGTATTCCTCTCACCAAAGAGGATATTCCAGAGATGCTTACTAATGCTTTTATAGCGATAGAAGACAGTCGCTTTTACCAACATTTTGGGATCGATCCAATTGGTATTATCCGTGCAGCCACTGTATGGGCTTCAACGGGTTCAGCAACGCAAGGTGCCAGCACTATTACTCAGCAGGTCGCACGTAACTTCTTTTTAACCCGTGACAAAACATTCATCCGTAAAATTAAAGAGGTTTTTATTGCCGTTCAGCTCGAACAAATATTAACTAAAGATGAAATTATGATGCTCTATTTGAATAAAATAGCTTTGGGACAACGAGCATATGGTATTGGCGCAGCTGCTCAGGTTTATTATGGCAAAAATGTCTCAGAATTAACTTTGGCAGAAATGGCCCTTCTGGCGGGCTTGCCAAAAGCACCCTCGAATTTAAATCCGATCGCATCGCCTAAAAATGCAGAGATGCGTCGTAATGTGGTTTTATACCGTATGTTATCCGAAAACTACATTACTCAAGATCAATACGAAACTGCAAAAGCAAGCCCAATTACAGCGACATACCATGGCGCTGAGATAACACTATCGGCCCATTATGTTGCAGAAATAGCGCGTAATAAGTTAATTGAACTATATGGATCCGAACGCAGTTACAACGAAGGTTTTAATGTTTATACCACGATCAATAAAATTGACCAGCAAGCTGCTAACAAAGCAACACTTAATAACCTCCATGATTATGATAAACGTCATGGTTACCGCGGTGCGAGTAAAGTGTTATGGCAAGCGCCGGCAGAAAATTGGAGTACCAAGGCGATAGTTTCAAGTTTAAACCAAACACCTGACTCTGGCGATCTGCAGCCTGCAGTAGTTGTCGAGGTTAACAAACAGGCTATTAAAGTGATCACTAAAAATAGCCAGGGAGCCTTGCAAGAGATCGATTGGGATGGTTTAAAATGGGCCAGACCCTTCATCACAAATTCCAGACAAGGGACAGAGCCTAAAAAAGCATCTGACATTGTTGCTGTTGGCCAACAAATATGGGTTCGTGAAATTGCACAAAAATTAGAATTATCTCAATATCCCGCGGTCAGCGCGGCATTTGTTTCTCTTAATCCACAGGATGGGGCTATTACTTCTATGGTTGGTGGTTTTAGTTTTGAACAGAGTAAATTTAATCGTGCGACGCAAGCGCAGCGTCAAGTGGGTTCCAATATCAAGCCATTTATCTACTCTGCAGCACTGGATAGTGGTTATACGTTAGCCACTTTGGTTAATGATGCCCCCATTAATGAATGGGCGGGAAGTACAGCCTGGAGACCAAAAAACTCGCCGGAGGTTTATGCCGGCCCGATTCGCTTGCGTCAAGCTCTCGGACAATCTAAAAATGTCGTCTCCGTTCGCCTGGTACAGGATCTCGGATTAACAAAAGTGACCAACCAGCTGGAAAAATATGGTTTTGAGAGAGAGAATCTGCCCCAAAATAATACCATAGCGTTAGGCTCTGCCTCTATTTCGCCATTAAATCTCGCAACAGGTTATGCCATTATCGCCAACGGAGGCTTTAAAATAGAGCCCTATATTATTGAGCGTATTGAAGATGCTTATGGAAGCGTTATTTATCAGGCTAATCCTAAAATTGTTTGCTCTTATTGTGCTGAGCTTTATGCGCAACAGGGAGATAACCAGCAATTTATCGCAACACAAACAGAGTTAGACAAAAGCGCTAATATTTGCCCTATTTCACCCGTAAGTGCAGATCAAATTGCATCGGCAGTCATTAGCGCTGAAAATGCATTTTTAACCCGTGAATTATTAAAAACAGCAATCTGGGGAGGAGGCAGCTGGCAACATAATAGCGGTTGGAATGGTACAGGCTGGCGTGCTGGACGGGCTTTGGAGCGCCATGACATGGGTGGAAAAACAGGCACCACAAACGGATCGAAAGATGCCTGGTTTTCTGGTTTTGCAGGTAATACTGTAGCCACATCATGGGTTGGATTTGATGATTTCAATCTTGATTTAGGCAGAACCAGCTACAACAATAATCTTGATAAAGATCAAGCCACAGGGGGTGAGTATGGCGCAAGGACAGCTCAACCTGCCTGGATAGAATTTATGCAGGAAACGGCTTTATCAAACCCACGGGTAACAGTAGACACTCCCTCCACGATTTCGACCGTACGTATCGACCGAAAATCGGGACTGTTAACTTACGAGACAGATCACACTACATTGTTTGAATATTTCAGAGCAGATTCTGTCCCCACTGAATATATGAATCGAACGGCTGTCTTCAAAACAGAGGGTAATCAGGATATACCCTACAACGCCCCTACTTCTGTTGATGAACTGTTCTAG
- a CDS encoding pilus assembly protein PilM, with protein MFKGLKKSNPSALIGIDFGSSAIKAIALSKRKGTFQIDAVAEIAVEKGVIVDHRFENIAKLTEIIKQLCKKFPASYQNVAIAVSGADVITKVIPMNTNLNDQSLEYQVEIEAENSIPFPLDEIFLDFEIIRINANNPDLKDVLVSAARKDTVLSQVHCIEEAGLQVKIVDIASHTLARACNLLFSSDDFEKGIAVVDIGASEMTLNILHQGQVIFSRTKNHGGAVCTQMIADRYGLKLDEAEKIKIEREWPIDCDIDVLAPFITMTVNHLRFDLRMFTNAPKNIGVAKIMLTGGCQLLPGLAVQIQEQLDFETEIANPFLEFEYKNPSDKSLLHQFSTKYMMALGLALRGQGNV; from the coding sequence ATGTTTAAAGGTCTAAAAAAATCCAATCCAAGTGCTTTGATTGGGATTGACTTCGGTTCAAGTGCAATTAAAGCAATCGCACTGTCTAAGAGAAAGGGCACGTTTCAAATAGATGCGGTTGCTGAAATAGCGGTTGAAAAAGGTGTTATTGTTGATCATCGCTTTGAAAATATAGCCAAATTGACTGAAATTATTAAACAATTATGCAAAAAATTTCCCGCGTCATACCAAAATGTTGCAATTGCTGTTAGCGGTGCAGATGTTATTACCAAAGTTATCCCAATGAATACTAATTTAAATGATCAGTCTTTGGAATATCAAGTTGAAATTGAAGCCGAAAATAGTATTCCCTTCCCCTTAGATGAAATTTTTTTGGATTTTGAAATTATTCGTATCAATGCAAATAATCCGGACTTAAAAGATGTTTTAGTGAGTGCTGCGCGAAAAGATACTGTATTATCGCAAGTGCATTGTATTGAGGAAGCCGGATTACAGGTGAAAATTGTTGATATTGCAAGCCATACACTGGCACGCGCTTGTAATTTGCTCTTTTCAAGTGACGATTTCGAGAAAGGTATTGCGGTTGTTGATATTGGTGCATCAGAAATGACTTTAAACATATTGCATCAAGGCCAAGTTATATTTTCACGGACTAAAAATCATGGCGGGGCTGTCTGCACACAGATGATAGCTGATCGTTATGGTTTAAAGCTGGATGAAGCAGAAAAAATTAAAATTGAGCGTGAATGGCCGATCGATTGTGATATTGATGTCCTCGCACCCTTTATTACCATGACAGTGAATCATTTACGTTTTGATCTGCGCATGTTTACCAACGCACCCAAGAATATCGGCGTTGCGAAAATTATGCTGACTGGCGGGTGTCAATTACTGCCTGGATTAGCAGTTCAAATACAAGAGCAGCTCGACTTTGAGACTGAAATTGCCAATCCATTTCTCGAGTTTGAGTACAAAAATCCATCAGATAAAAGTTTGCTTCATCAGTTTTCCACCAAGTATATGATGGCCTTAGGGTTAGCATTAAGAGGGCAGGGTAATGTCTAA
- a CDS encoding PilN domain-containing protein has product MSNINLLPWRDELKKKKKKMFLIFLGLSSILILGVSYLGKLYVDALIGAQNQRNEYLQVQNTILDRRIADVRQIKKEKEELERRILLIQKLEEKRNYATHLFNILPQVVPTGIYLNSITFANEQVDVRGMSESNNRLAEMTRNIDNSGWLGEAYISSIISGPTEPIKLSQFVMKFVVIPERKGGE; this is encoded by the coding sequence ATGTCTAATATTAATTTATTGCCATGGCGGGATGAGCTTAAAAAGAAAAAGAAAAAAATGTTTTTGATTTTTTTAGGTTTAAGTTCTATTTTGATCCTGGGAGTGTCTTATTTAGGGAAGTTATATGTTGATGCCTTAATTGGCGCACAAAACCAGCGTAATGAATACTTGCAGGTCCAAAATACCATCCTGGACAGGCGCATTGCAGATGTGCGTCAAATCAAAAAAGAAAAGGAGGAGCTTGAACGCCGTATTCTTCTCATTCAAAAATTAGAAGAGAAGCGCAATTATGCAACGCATCTCTTTAATATCTTGCCGCAAGTTGTCCCAACAGGTATTTATTTGAATAGTATCACATTTGCCAACGAACAAGTTGATGTTAGGGGGATGAGTGAGTCGAATAATCGCCTTGCTGAAATGACCCGAAATATTGATAATTCTGGTTGGTTGGGAGAAGCTTATATTAGCTCTATCATTTCTGGACCGACCGAACCTATAAAACTAAGTCAGTTCGTAATGAAATTTGTTGTCATTCCTGAAAGAAAAGGGGGAGAGTGA
- a CDS encoding type IV pilus inner membrane component PilO, with product MDLNDLDFETVGSWPALHRVVFIACVCAVLSGVFFYFITMPQINNLAKVEEKEIALKNEFKTKAALSSHLEEYRTQMVDIRLVFKGLLNRLPSSAEVASLLDDISFVGADNGLQFKSINWGIKTEGELSTEVPISIQVIGRYQDLGNFAADIAALPRIVILDNLTLTKGEQGLMTLNVIAKTYRYKESQK from the coding sequence ATGGATTTAAATGACTTAGATTTTGAAACTGTAGGCAGTTGGCCGGCGCTACACAGAGTGGTATTTATTGCGTGTGTCTGTGCTGTATTAAGTGGTGTTTTTTTTTATTTTATCACTATGCCACAGATAAATAATCTAGCAAAGGTTGAAGAAAAAGAAATTGCTTTAAAAAACGAGTTTAAGACAAAGGCTGCATTATCTTCTCATTTAGAAGAGTACCGCACGCAAATGGTCGATATTAGGCTTGTTTTCAAGGGTCTGCTTAACAGGCTGCCGAGTAGTGCAGAGGTAGCTAGTTTACTTGATGATATTAGTTTTGTTGGTGCCGATAATGGTCTGCAATTTAAAAGCATTAACTGGGGAATTAAAACAGAAGGGGAGCTTTCTACTGAAGTGCCTATTAGTATTCAAGTTATTGGTCGTTATCAAGATCTCGGGAATTTTGCCGCAGATATTGCAGCGTTGCCGCGCATCGTCATTTTGGATAATCTAACATTGACGAAAGGTGAACAAGGTTTAATGACTTTAAATGTAATTGCTAAAACATATCGTTATAAGGAGAGTCAAAAATGA
- a CDS encoding pilus assembly protein PilP — MRFFIILLMTFPLFSCVDADIDDLTRFVAETKTKNYPLDDKVPTFKQINPLTFTQATGRNPFSEPTAEEVAIAVINAPKSCPQPNLNRKKQALEMYSLDNLTMRGTVMVDQVLWGLVQVTGGELYKIKPGYYLGLNHGKVVNIAKDKIDLLELAVDRDGCWQERITKIMLSSSE, encoded by the coding sequence ATGAGGTTTTTTATCATTTTACTCATGACCTTTCCTTTATTCTCATGCGTGGATGCCGATATTGATGATTTAACTCGCTTTGTTGCTGAAACTAAAACAAAAAATTATCCGCTCGATGATAAAGTTCCTACTTTTAAGCAAATTAATCCCTTAACTTTTACGCAAGCAACTGGTCGTAATCCTTTTAGCGAACCTACGGCTGAAGAAGTTGCGATTGCTGTCATTAATGCACCTAAAAGCTGTCCTCAGCCTAATTTGAATCGCAAAAAACAAGCTCTGGAGATGTATTCGCTTGATAACTTAACTATGCGAGGAACGGTAATGGTCGATCAGGTACTCTGGGGACTGGTGCAGGTAACGGGAGGCGAGTTATACAAAATTAAACCCGGCTATTACTTGGGATTGAACCACGGTAAAGTCGTCAACATAGCAAAAGATAAAATTGATTTATTAGAGTTAGCCGTGGATCGGGATGGTTGCTGGCAAGAACGGATAACAAAAATAATGTTAAGCTCGTCCGAATAA